The following coding sequences are from one Rutidosis leptorrhynchoides isolate AG116_Rl617_1_P2 chromosome 11, CSIRO_AGI_Rlap_v1, whole genome shotgun sequence window:
- the LOC139875193 gene encoding uncharacterized mitochondrial protein AtMg00810-like, which translates to MDEEYHALISNGTWKFNADGSMARYKARLVANGKSQQIGIDCDGTFSPVVKPATICTVLSLAGFQRSRCDSSLFVYHHGSSTSYLLLYVDDIILTASSTSLLQTIIGQLSREFSMTDLGDLNYFLGISATCSSTGMFLSRKNYSIYILKRVDMVHGKPCRTPTDTMSKLDDTGPPNADPTLYRSFAGALQYLTFTRPDISYVVQQICLFMHDPREPHFLALKCILRYLRGTLDHGLQIHVSSTDGLVAYSDADWDGCPTTHRSTSGYCVFLCDNLLSWSSKHHEVISRSSAEAEYQGVANVVAETCCNVPIG; encoded by the exons ATGGATGAGGAATATCATGCTCTTATTTCTAATGGCACTTGG AAGTTTAATGCTGATGGTTCCATGGCTCGTTACAAAGCCAGGTTAGTTGCTAATGGAAAGAGCCAGCAGATTGGCATTGATTGTGATGGGACTTTCAGTCCAGTTGTCAAACCGGCCACCATTTGTACTGTGTTAAGTTTGGCT GGTTTTCAGCGGAGTCGATGTGACTCGTCTTTATTTGTATATCATCACGGGTCCTCTACATCATACCTtcttctatatgttgatgacattattcttACTGCATCGTCCACTTCGCTGCTACAGACCATCATTGGTCAGCTTAGTAGAGAGTTTTCTATGACTGATTTAGGGGACCTTAACTATTTTCTTGGCATTTCAGCCACTTGCAGCTCTACAGGCATGTTTCTTTCTCGGAAGAATTATTCTATATACATCTTAAAACGTGTAGATATGGTACATGGCAAACCTTGTCGCACGCCTACCGACACAATGTCCAAATTAGACGACACCGGTCCACCTAATGCTGATCCCACCTTGTATAGGAGTTTTGCAGGTGCTCTTCAGTATCTCACGTTCACTCGACCTGACATATCCTATGTTGTTCAACAGATTTGTCTTTTCATGCATGACCCACGGGAGCCACATTTTCTTGCTCTAAAATGCATTTTGCGCTACCTTCGTGGCACACTTGATCATGGGTTACAGATACATGTCTCATCCACAGATGGCCTTGTTGCATATTCTGATGCTGATTGGGATGGGTGCCCCACGACACATCGCTCCACATCTGGCTATTGTGTTTTCCTTTGTGACAATCTATTATCATGGTCCTCGAAGCATCATGAGGTTATCTCGAGATCTAGTGCCGAGGCTGAATATCAGGGTGTAGCCAATGTTGTTGCTGAAACATGCTGTAATGTCCCAATCGGCTGA